CACCCGCTATGCCCCTCTGCCTGCAGAACTCCACCACATATCTGTATAGAGGCTTTCCTTCATGTCTGTCATTTTCACCAAAAAAGAGCCTTACAAGAAATGCTTCTTCACACTTCATAGCCTTCAATCACCTCATCTATAACATTTTACCAAGACCATATCCCAGCCCAACAAACAGAAGCCCCAGCAGGTTGCTCAGAATCAGATAAAGGAGAGCTTTCAGCCATTCACCGTTAAACATAAGGTAGTAAGCCTCGTAAAAGAGAGTGGAATATGTAGAGTAGCCACCCAGTAGACCAGTTATGAAAAGAGCCCTCAGGTTAGGAGTTATATCAAGCCTTTCC
The nucleotide sequence above comes from Aquificaceae bacterium. Encoded proteins:
- the crcB gene encoding fluoride efflux transporter CrcB; its protein translation is MVFLLAVAIGGAIGSVLRFILSKFIQTRVGLEFPVGTLVVNLSSAFLIGFFFAFLVERLDITPNLRALFITGLLGGYSTYSTLFYEAYYLMFNGEWLKALLYLILSNLLGLLFVGLGYGLGKML